The following are from one region of the Pseudodesulfovibrio piezophilus C1TLV30 genome:
- a CDS encoding sirohydrochlorin cobaltochelatase — MIFSRHRSIPLSLLLACLLLFPNAAIAGHHKEGPTKKAIVLAAFGTSYPQALGSILNIKSTIEKAHPDIPVRLAFTSSIIRSIWHGRQNDLEWQKAHTSIPQEMLTVKSPLATIAELQNDGFKDITVQSLHVFAGEEFQDLKNLMTSLRSIRTVKAKSQPFKKLALGRPALGMPGDQHPYTEDIAVAVQALKGDVDEARKLDAALVYMGHGNDFFSTGIYAEFQREMRATHEYPVFVACVEGFPDFNDMLADLKKSGKRTILLQPFMIVAGDHATNDMAGSEDDSWKTMLTQAGFTVTTRLRGLGSVDSWAAIYAAHLNDAMSQKHLLR, encoded by the coding sequence ATGATCTTTTCCAGGCACCGTTCTATCCCGCTTTCATTGCTTCTGGCTTGCCTCCTGCTTTTTCCAAATGCAGCTATAGCAGGGCACCATAAAGAGGGACCAACAAAAAAAGCAATTGTCCTTGCGGCTTTTGGAACATCCTATCCTCAAGCTCTTGGTTCGATCCTGAATATTAAATCAACCATTGAAAAAGCGCACCCGGATATTCCTGTCCGATTGGCTTTCACTTCCAGTATCATCCGTTCCATCTGGCATGGACGTCAAAATGATTTGGAATGGCAAAAAGCCCATACGAGTATTCCCCAAGAAATGCTCACAGTGAAAAGCCCACTGGCAACGATAGCGGAACTCCAGAATGACGGTTTCAAAGATATTACAGTTCAATCCCTGCATGTCTTCGCAGGTGAGGAATTTCAGGACCTCAAAAACCTGATGACCAGCCTGCGCTCCATCAGGACAGTCAAAGCAAAATCCCAACCTTTCAAAAAGCTGGCTCTGGGAAGACCGGCCCTCGGCATGCCCGGCGACCAACATCCCTATACCGAAGATATTGCCGTTGCTGTCCAAGCACTCAAGGGCGATGTTGACGAAGCCCGGAAGCTTGATGCCGCATTGGTGTATATGGGCCACGGCAACGATTTCTTCTCCACCGGTATTTACGCTGAATTTCAACGCGAAATGCGGGCCACCCATGAATACCCTGTATTTGTCGCCTGCGTGGAAGGATTTCCCGACTTCAACGACATGCTGGCCGACCTTAAAAAATCAGGAAAACGGACAATCCTTCTGCAACCTTTCATGATTGTCGCCGGAGATCATGCAACCAATGATATGGCTGGTAGTGAAGACGATTCATGGAAAACAATGCTTACTCAGGCAGGTTTTACCGTCACAACACGCTTGCGTGGTCTTGGCTCCGTGGACTCCTGGGCCGCTATCTATGCCGCGCATCTCAACGATGCCATGTCTCAAAAGCATCTCCTGCGGTAG
- a CDS encoding chemotaxis protein CheA — protein MQDSIIQCIEDIEKQILDVAATGQNADGAVDALGLSNMKLSSAGVIALLDMLVDGITPINDDIITAMLGICEAQKRFLFAMGGYLQDGSPALGITERSPSAPKEFREESEEEAAKAFEEEPAETEMPTAASPSPPAETEANEPAKGKTRQEKASSSQAISSIRVPTDRLDRVIELVGKLMVTYAVIAQGGTMNLDRVSSSLRELDNVIGLLQQEVDAIRLVPLKQIFMPMHRLVKSLSQKIGKKLDFTVHGDDLHLDKTIVESLNEPLVHLLRNAVDHGLETTEGRLEAGKNEVGRVTLTAWRKGDNAFIEVRDDGRGLDPDRILNKAIEKGLAEPDTEYKTDEILQFVLQSGFSTAEKITDVSGRGVGMDAVVNSIRNTLDGDVLIESELGKGAAFIISIPLDRSANEGIVDALVCKVGGDTFIVPSRDVVEIYMPRNHEVVHLPDGRETVDVRGEIHSLLRLADLLDLEPEITDIQMAQAIVVRVGDYKAAILVDEVLKQQQVVITGFTVPIEEIFHVPILGFGMMGESDALVINTEEMLQNFQDRLHTENQQTLT, from the coding sequence ATGCAGGACAGCATTATTCAGTGCATTGAAGATATCGAGAAACAAATTCTCGACGTGGCGGCGACCGGGCAAAATGCCGATGGGGCCGTTGATGCACTGGGGCTGTCTAATATGAAGCTTTCCAGTGCTGGCGTCATAGCCCTGCTTGATATGCTTGTTGATGGGATTACCCCAATCAATGACGATATAATCACCGCCATGCTCGGAATTTGTGAAGCACAGAAACGATTTCTCTTCGCCATGGGAGGGTATCTTCAGGATGGCTCTCCCGCATTGGGAATAACCGAGAGAAGCCCCTCAGCACCCAAAGAATTTCGTGAAGAATCTGAAGAAGAGGCAGCCAAGGCGTTTGAAGAAGAACCTGCCGAAACGGAAATGCCGACCGCAGCCTCTCCCTCCCCTCCCGCAGAAACGGAAGCAAACGAGCCGGCAAAAGGGAAAACACGCCAGGAAAAGGCTTCGTCATCCCAGGCCATCTCTTCCATCCGCGTCCCGACTGACCGCCTGGACAGAGTTATAGAACTGGTCGGCAAACTCATGGTCACTTACGCTGTCATAGCTCAAGGCGGAACCATGAATCTTGACAGAGTCAGTTCTTCATTGCGTGAACTGGACAATGTCATCGGCCTGCTGCAACAGGAAGTGGATGCCATCCGCCTTGTGCCGCTAAAGCAAATATTCATGCCTATGCATCGACTGGTAAAAAGTCTAAGCCAAAAAATCGGCAAAAAGCTCGACTTTACCGTGCATGGCGATGACCTTCATCTGGATAAAACTATCGTGGAAAGCCTTAATGAACCTTTGGTTCACCTCTTGCGAAACGCAGTGGATCACGGACTTGAAACGACTGAAGGGCGTCTCGAAGCAGGCAAGAATGAAGTCGGGCGTGTGACGCTCACCGCCTGGAGGAAAGGAGATAACGCCTTCATTGAGGTTCGTGATGACGGGCGTGGTCTCGACCCGGACCGTATCCTGAATAAAGCCATTGAAAAAGGCCTCGCTGAACCGGATACAGAATACAAGACCGACGAAATCCTCCAGTTTGTCCTCCAGTCCGGCTTCTCCACAGCTGAAAAAATCACGGATGTCTCAGGACGTGGCGTTGGCATGGACGCAGTGGTCAACTCCATTCGCAACACCCTTGATGGAGATGTGCTCATCGAAAGTGAATTGGGAAAAGGAGCTGCCTTCATCATTTCCATCCCATTGGATCGTTCAGCCAATGAAGGAATTGTCGATGCTTTGGTCTGTAAGGTTGGTGGCGACACATTCATCGTTCCCAGCCGCGATGTTGTTGAAATTTACATGCCACGAAACCACGAAGTCGTGCATCTGCCCGATGGCAGGGAGACCGTCGATGTCCGTGGCGAAATTCATTCTTTACTCCGGCTGGCCGACCTACTTGATCTGGAACCAGAGATCACCGATATTCAAATGGCGCAAGCCATCGTGGTACGAGTCGGGGATTACAAAGCGGCCATATTGGTAGACGAAGTGCTCAAACAGCAACAAGTCGTGATAACAGGATTTACCGTCCCAATAGAAGAAATATTCCATGTTCCCATTCTCGGCTTTGGCATGATGGGAGAATCCGATGCCTTGGTTATCAATACTGAAGAGATGCTCCAGAACTTCCAGGACAGACTGCATACCGAGAACCAACAGACCTTGACGTGA
- a CDS encoding Hpt domain-containing protein: MSDDPMVEEFFSEVNDKYYPQVMEGLEMLEGSNISEGIEILARPLHTIKGVTGFMAGFEPASHFTHKIEDFLKKVQAGEVVSSPENVTLLSRGVNMIFQVLEQLRDNDVDEEEQEEVLGLITAASSSGQTETETVGAGVSVEIQEDVTIVHVKDPRVHLELQYKPILSAIMGVEPGDRILLDLSEVLTFGSTAWGAVASMGTTFKIATCCLTADAKQTLYGWGFDSTIAVYPDRDTYFTTQ; encoded by the coding sequence ATGAGTGATGACCCAATGGTCGAGGAGTTCTTCTCCGAGGTCAATGACAAGTATTACCCCCAGGTAATGGAGGGATTGGAGATGTTGGAAGGCTCCAATATAAGCGAAGGAATTGAAATCCTCGCCCGCCCTCTGCATACCATTAAAGGGGTCACCGGCTTCATGGCTGGTTTTGAACCCGCGTCACACTTCACCCACAAAATCGAAGACTTCCTGAAAAAGGTTCAGGCAGGTGAGGTCGTCAGTTCTCCCGAGAACGTCACGCTGCTCTCGCGTGGGGTCAACATGATATTCCAGGTTCTTGAACAACTCAGAGACAACGATGTCGATGAAGAGGAACAGGAAGAGGTACTTGGTCTGATCACGGCAGCCTCCAGCAGCGGGCAGACAGAGACGGAAACAGTCGGAGCCGGGGTTTCCGTGGAGATACAAGAAGACGTCACCATCGTGCATGTCAAGGACCCACGAGTCCACCTTGAACTCCAGTACAAGCCTATCCTGTCTGCCATCATGGGAGTTGAACCGGGAGACCGTATTCTTCTCGATCTTTCGGAAGTCCTCACTTTCGGCTCAACAGCATGGGGGGCAGTGGCAAGTATGGGCACGACTTTCAAGATAGCCACATGTTGCCTGACTGCCGATGCAAAACAAACGCTCTATGGCTGGGGTTTTGATTCGACCATCGCGGTCTACCCGGACCGAGACACTTATTTTACAACTCAATAG
- a CDS encoding response regulator produces the protein MRALIVEDEFLSRKVLRSFLMTLFDVDIVVNGREAVEAFKLAHVEKNPYELILMDIMMPEVDGIEALNRIRTMEEKEHLTPKAKVIMTTALDDPQTVIRTFYDGEASAYIVKPVAKEKLYRELEKLGLLNK, from the coding sequence ATGAGAGCGCTCATAGTGGAAGATGAGTTTTTGAGTCGAAAAGTTTTGAGGTCATTTCTGATGACACTCTTCGATGTTGATATTGTCGTCAATGGGCGAGAAGCAGTAGAGGCATTTAAACTCGCACATGTCGAAAAAAATCCATATGAGCTGATTCTCATGGATATCATGATGCCGGAAGTCGATGGGATAGAAGCACTTAACCGAATTCGCACCATGGAAGAAAAAGAGCACCTCACCCCAAAGGCCAAAGTCATCATGACAACGGCCCTGGATGATCCGCAAACAGTTATCAGAACTTTTTACGATGGCGAAGCCTCTGCCTACATCGTCAAACCTGTTGCCAAGGAAAAACTGTACAGGGAGCTAGAAAAACTCGGACTTTTGAACAAATAA
- a CDS encoding TrmH family RNA methyltransferase: MSRKITEKRKQKIDKVLSQRQKDLTLVMDNIWDPHNVSAVLRSCDAFGVFDVHLYYTTSQWPDLGKKSSASAKKWIRRVRHIDAESMISQLRQDGGQVLRTGFSSTARPVMDFDFTRPTSIILSNEHNGTAPEIAELVQDEIYIPMHGMVQSFNVSVAAAIILYEASTQRRKAGMYDSPTLSVDEIEGIRKEWYER, encoded by the coding sequence ATGTCTCGTAAAATTACAGAAAAAAGAAAGCAGAAGATTGATAAAGTCCTGTCCCAGAGGCAGAAAGATCTGACTCTCGTGATGGACAACATATGGGATCCACATAATGTTTCCGCTGTGCTGCGGAGTTGTGATGCCTTTGGCGTCTTTGATGTTCATCTCTATTACACCACATCACAATGGCCGGATCTGGGCAAGAAGAGTTCCGCCTCTGCTAAAAAGTGGATACGGAGGGTTCGTCATATTGATGCCGAGTCCATGATCTCCCAACTCAGGCAGGATGGCGGACAGGTTCTTCGGACTGGTTTTTCCTCTACGGCACGACCTGTCATGGATTTCGACTTCACTCGCCCTACCTCGATTATTCTCAGCAACGAACACAATGGGACTGCTCCGGAAATCGCGGAGCTTGTGCAGGATGAAATTTATATTCCCATGCATGGCATGGTCCAGAGCTTCAACGTTTCAGTCGCTGCGGCTATAATCTTGTACGAAGCTTCGACGCAGAGACGGAAGGCAGGGATGTATGACTCGCCGACATTGAGCGTCGATGAAATAGAAGGCATCAGAAAAGAATGGTATGAACGATAG
- a CDS encoding L-threonylcarbamoyladenylate synthase, whose protein sequence is MQNLIKAMNEGDAVIYPTETLYALGCDATNAAACDKVIALKARPETKPLPLIVGGVDMLGLVTDERPAVLQELASSFWPGPLSILLKALPTLPDALSDKDGYTSVRWSGHPFAAELSRRLRKPLVATSANLSGQPPVAMPEDMDPDLLSQVGVTYFDPPWPKGGKPSTVIRPLSFNRLEIIREGAVTVKMLCDKGFSIIHATK, encoded by the coding sequence TTGCAGAATTTGATCAAAGCGATGAATGAAGGGGATGCGGTCATTTATCCGACCGAAACTCTTTACGCCCTTGGTTGTGATGCCACGAATGCCGCAGCCTGTGACAAGGTTATTGCTCTCAAAGCGAGGCCTGAAACAAAACCATTGCCGCTCATCGTCGGTGGCGTGGACATGCTCGGGCTGGTGACTGATGAACGCCCTGCGGTGTTGCAGGAGCTGGCAAGCTCCTTCTGGCCCGGGCCACTTTCGATTCTTTTGAAAGCTCTGCCGACGCTTCCTGATGCCCTGTCCGATAAAGATGGCTACACTTCAGTCCGGTGGAGCGGCCATCCTTTCGCCGCTGAACTCTCCCGGCGGCTTCGAAAACCGCTTGTCGCCACCAGTGCCAATCTGAGTGGTCAACCTCCGGTCGCCATGCCAGAAGATATGGACCCAGATCTGCTCTCTCAGGTCGGGGTTACCTACTTTGATCCGCCCTGGCCCAAGGGGGGAAAACCCTCCACAGTTATCAGGCCGCTCAGCTTCAACAGGCTTGAGATCATTCGGGAGGGCGCTGTGACTGTCAAAATGCTGTGTGACAAGGGATTTTCCATCATCCACGCAACAAAATAA
- a CDS encoding hybrid sensor histidine kinase/response regulator, whose translation MPHIEAASLAPTILIVEDSRAIYGELKQFIESELAYSVDIVTTFDEAEEYFRHGEHDIFLAIVDLHLPGSPNGEIVDRVRKEGVPVLVFTSDISSETRERMQSKGIIDYIVKDSQAPKNIVEYISRLGRNQAIQVLVVEDSDSFCKFLCGLLEKQMFQVTGVGDGLTAKELLVQPNDFAMVIIDYALPGMDGLELTKAIRETYTKKEMTIMGLSSIDDPMLSVQFIKNGANDFIAKPFEIEEFYCRVNHDVEMMDIMRAFRKADKVKNQFLGMAAHDLRSPINGIQGMSEMLLADVFGPLNKEQREMLDFIHEANTHMNHLVNDLLDISVIESGKLHLLKAEGNLEEMIAQHLRIHSFAATKKTISIKHYFQGIEPFVFDQRRVGQVIDNLMTNAIKFSPHRSQVEVYVTRENNDVRVCVRDYGKGVPAGEEKLLFQSFQKTSVSPTAGESSTGLGLPIVKKIVEAHGGTVWVESEYEQGATFCFSLPVRNN comes from the coding sequence GTGCCCCATATTGAAGCAGCATCTCTAGCTCCTACTATTTTGATAGTGGAGGATAGCAGGGCCATTTACGGAGAGCTCAAGCAGTTTATTGAATCGGAGTTGGCGTATTCTGTTGATATCGTCACAACCTTTGACGAGGCCGAAGAATACTTTCGTCATGGAGAGCATGATATTTTTTTGGCCATAGTCGATCTGCATCTTCCAGGGTCGCCCAATGGAGAGATCGTTGATCGGGTTCGGAAAGAGGGGGTCCCGGTTCTCGTCTTCACTTCCGATATCTCATCTGAAACACGTGAGAGGATGCAGTCTAAAGGAATTATTGATTATATTGTCAAAGATTCCCAAGCTCCAAAAAATATTGTCGAATATATCAGTCGACTGGGCCGGAACCAGGCCATTCAGGTCCTCGTGGTCGAGGATTCGGATTCTTTTTGCAAATTCCTTTGTGGTCTGCTTGAGAAACAGATGTTTCAAGTCACGGGAGTTGGCGATGGGCTTACTGCCAAGGAATTGCTTGTACAACCCAATGACTTCGCTATGGTCATTATTGACTATGCGTTGCCTGGGATGGATGGGCTTGAACTGACCAAGGCCATTCGAGAGACGTACACCAAGAAAGAAATGACCATCATGGGGCTGTCGTCAATAGATGACCCCATGCTGTCTGTCCAATTCATCAAGAATGGGGCGAACGATTTTATAGCCAAGCCATTTGAAATCGAAGAGTTTTACTGCCGGGTTAATCATGATGTCGAAATGATGGACATTATGAGAGCTTTTCGAAAGGCGGATAAGGTCAAGAATCAGTTCCTCGGGATGGCGGCTCATGATTTGAGAAGTCCGATCAACGGTATTCAGGGAATGTCAGAAATGCTGCTGGCAGACGTCTTTGGCCCATTGAATAAAGAACAACGAGAAATGCTTGATTTTATTCATGAAGCTAATACGCACATGAATCATTTGGTCAACGATCTTTTGGATATTTCGGTTATAGAATCAGGGAAACTCCACTTACTCAAAGCTGAAGGCAATCTTGAGGAAATGATAGCGCAACACCTGCGTATTCACAGCTTTGCAGCCACCAAAAAAACCATTTCGATCAAACATTATTTTCAGGGAATCGAGCCTTTTGTCTTTGATCAGAGGCGGGTTGGTCAGGTGATTGATAATCTTATGACTAATGCGATCAAATTCTCACCCCATCGCTCTCAGGTAGAAGTCTATGTGACCCGAGAGAATAATGATGTCCGGGTGTGTGTGCGGGACTATGGCAAGGGAGTCCCTGCCGGGGAAGAAAAGCTGCTGTTTCAAAGTTTTCAGAAAACCAGTGTTTCGCCAACCGCAGGTGAATCCAGCACCGGCCTGGGGTTGCCCATCGTCAAGAAAATCGTCGAGGCCCACGGTGGGACTGTTTGGGTTGAAAGCGAATACGAGCAGGGGGCAACGTTCTGTTTCTCTCTTCCAGTTCGAAATAATTGA
- a CDS encoding NUDIX domain-containing protein, with protein MEQRKPCPHCGGVIVSYQNPTPTVDVVVLVPGATSEDDGVVLIERTNPPPGWALPGGFVDVGETCEQAAVREMKEETGLDVMLTGMLGVYSAPDRDPRQHTMSVVYTGVARDLKQLCAGDDAGAVRVYPLGEWPNLAFDHERILADFMARHGRMNGG; from the coding sequence GTGGAGCAGCGAAAACCGTGCCCTCATTGTGGTGGCGTCATAGTATCATATCAAAATCCGACTCCAACCGTGGACGTGGTTGTCCTGGTGCCTGGAGCAACTTCCGAAGATGATGGCGTTGTTCTCATAGAGCGGACGAATCCACCTCCAGGCTGGGCTTTGCCCGGCGGTTTTGTCGATGTCGGTGAAACCTGTGAGCAGGCAGCCGTGCGTGAAATGAAAGAGGAGACAGGATTGGATGTCATGCTTACCGGCATGCTTGGAGTTTATTCAGCGCCGGATCGGGACCCTCGTCAGCATACAATGAGCGTTGTCTACACAGGCGTGGCTCGAGATTTGAAACAACTTTGCGCAGGCGACGATGCCGGGGCTGTTCGAGTCTATCCGTTGGGGGAATGGCCGAATTTGGCCTTTGACCACGAGCGAATCCTGGCTGATTTCATGGCTCGCCATGGTCGGATGAACGGAGGGTGA
- the pdxA gene encoding 4-hydroxythreonine-4-phosphate dehydrogenase PdxA — protein MTMHTLCVTLGDPCGLGPELAVRLFSTENIPENERILLIGPESALVREMERYTVEPFYERVTQPETLGDRPTGVYLYEPFGIADLEFPPGKAVVAGGMAAGISLEAAVDFLKHGLVGGLLTCPLNKAMLQQAGFEFPGHTEFLSEKLGVGRDKVCMHLCGHDPEDGPDPKLRVSLVTTHPALKDVPGLVNEERLVLCLRLTSEFTRALGLSGAVAVCGLNPHAGEAGHIGSEEADIILPAMEKARAHGLDVAGPFPADTVFHFAAKGQYPAVLAMYHDQGLGPLKLLHFSEAVNVTLGLPYPRTSPDHGTGYDLVGTGKASVKSFRAAYDMLHRLMRSQETA, from the coding sequence ATGACCATGCATACTCTTTGCGTCACTCTTGGTGACCCTTGTGGCCTTGGCCCCGAATTAGCCGTTCGTCTGTTTTCCACGGAAAACATTCCTGAAAATGAACGAATTCTGTTGATCGGGCCGGAATCCGCCTTGGTCCGGGAGATGGAGCGATACACTGTTGAGCCATTTTATGAGAGAGTGACTCAGCCAGAGACCCTTGGTGACAGGCCGACCGGAGTGTACCTCTATGAACCTTTCGGGATTGCCGACTTGGAATTCCCTCCAGGTAAAGCTGTCGTGGCTGGTGGAATGGCCGCCGGGATCAGCCTGGAAGCAGCGGTCGATTTTTTGAAACATGGTCTTGTCGGCGGATTGCTGACATGTCCTTTGAATAAGGCGATGCTTCAGCAGGCCGGATTTGAATTCCCCGGACACACCGAATTCCTGTCCGAAAAACTCGGTGTTGGTAGGGACAAGGTTTGCATGCATTTGTGTGGGCATGACCCGGAAGATGGTCCAGACCCTAAGTTGAGGGTGAGTCTGGTGACTACCCATCCTGCATTAAAGGATGTTCCGGGTCTTGTGAATGAGGAACGGCTTGTGCTTTGTCTCCGTCTAACAAGTGAATTTACCAGAGCATTGGGGTTGTCTGGCGCGGTTGCCGTCTGTGGCCTCAATCCACATGCCGGAGAGGCCGGTCATATCGGGTCGGAAGAAGCCGATATCATTCTTCCGGCCATGGAGAAGGCTCGTGCACACGGTTTGGACGTTGCAGGGCCATTCCCCGCAGACACCGTTTTTCATTTTGCAGCGAAAGGGCAGTATCCGGCCGTGCTGGCCATGTACCACGATCAGGGATTGGGACCGCTCAAGCTCTTGCATTTCAGCGAGGCTGTGAATGTGACTCTTGGTTTGCCATATCCGAGAACTTCGCCGGACCATGGGACAGGGTATGATCTGGTGGGGACCGGTAAAGCTTCAGTGAAAAGCTTCCGCGCTGCTTATGATATGCTTCACCGCTTGATGCGTTCACAGGAGACAGCATGA
- a CDS encoding D-glycero-alpha-D-manno-heptose-1,7-bisphosphate 7-phosphatase: MKKRFVLLDRDGTIIKDKHYLSDPDLVELLPGALQGLKMMQASGFGLAVLTNQSGIGRGYFDESSVLACNERLQDILQAEGVMIQGFFYCPHTPEDGCDCRKPAPGLMRQAAKSLGFDPRDAVMIGDKEADIGVGRHSGAVSILVRTGKGASHEDRCRGLADYIVNDLVEAGERVQKIAQSERK, translated from the coding sequence ATGAAGAAACGCTTTGTCCTGCTGGATAGAGATGGCACGATTATCAAGGACAAACACTATTTGAGTGATCCGGATTTAGTGGAATTATTGCCAGGTGCCTTGCAAGGGCTTAAAATGATGCAAGCCAGCGGCTTTGGCTTGGCTGTCCTCACCAACCAGAGCGGCATTGGGCGTGGGTATTTCGATGAATCGTCAGTCCTGGCATGTAATGAGCGTCTTCAAGACATCCTGCAAGCTGAGGGTGTGATGATTCAGGGCTTTTTTTATTGTCCACACACTCCCGAGGATGGGTGTGATTGTCGAAAACCGGCTCCCGGTTTGATGCGTCAGGCTGCGAAGTCCTTGGGGTTCGATCCTCGAGATGCGGTTATGATCGGAGATAAAGAAGCTGACATCGGTGTAGGGCGGCACTCCGGGGCAGTGAGTATTCTTGTGCGAACAGGGAAGGGAGCCTCTCATGAAGATCGCTGTCGGGGACTTGCAGATTATATAGTGAATGATCTCGTTGAGGCTGGGGAAAGAGTGCAGAAGATAGCTCAGTCGGAAAGAAAGTAG
- a CDS encoding tetratricopeptide repeat protein: MSELVNARKKLNSVTTMLKKGKYMAAVQSIHDGLILFLKNSVMKGERDEFEEIIFKVTQSLNNDKKIREVYPLVISYTPGQERALLDEMRSLLQELQSALNDQVQGDMQAMLAKKASEVAKGQEQLDNQNWDEAKGTFDQLVKDFGGDTDLKADIADRYLNAGRYKEAFHMLEDALRDDPNAIHLYNRIGMVLRKMKDYETAEKYYLKALTLSSEDEYLHYNLGRLYYDWKKWPQMAQSAQNAVMINSGFDEAAKMLKFARKKLSQ; the protein is encoded by the coding sequence ATGTCCGAATTAGTCAATGCACGAAAGAAACTGAATTCCGTCACGACCATGCTTAAAAAGGGCAAATACATGGCTGCGGTGCAAAGCATCCATGATGGTCTCATCCTGTTTCTGAAAAACTCTGTCATGAAAGGCGAAAGGGATGAATTTGAAGAAATCATCTTCAAGGTTACCCAAAGCCTGAACAATGACAAAAAGATTCGAGAAGTCTACCCTCTGGTCATCAGCTACACACCGGGACAGGAGCGCGCTCTTTTGGATGAAATGCGCTCCCTTTTGCAAGAGCTGCAAAGCGCGCTCAATGATCAGGTTCAGGGCGACATGCAGGCTATGCTGGCAAAAAAAGCCTCCGAAGTCGCCAAGGGTCAGGAGCAACTCGACAATCAGAACTGGGATGAAGCCAAGGGAACCTTTGATCAGTTGGTCAAGGACTTTGGCGGAGATACTGATCTCAAGGCCGACATAGCAGATCGCTACCTCAACGCAGGGCGCTACAAAGAAGCCTTCCACATGCTGGAAGATGCTTTGCGAGATGACCCCAATGCGATTCATTTATATAATCGGATCGGAATGGTTCTTCGCAAAATGAAAGATTACGAGACTGCAGAGAAATACTACCTCAAGGCATTAACGCTGAGTTCTGAAGATGAATACCTTCACTACAACCTGGGACGACTGTATTACGATTGGAAAAAATGGCCACAAATGGCACAATCGGCACAAAATGCAGTCATGATCAATTCCGGGTTTGATGAAGCAGCCAAAATGCTCAAATTCGCGAGAAAAAAGCTCTCCCAATAA
- the carA gene encoding glutamine-hydrolyzing carbamoyl-phosphate synthase small subunit, translating into MKAILALEDGTLFHGTSFTGDGEASGEVIFNTGMTGYQEILTDPSYTGQMVTMTYPLIGNYGVNPEDVESRKVQAGGFIVKECCKKPSNWRSTMPLPEYLKEVGVMGIEGIDTRALTRHLRIHGAQRGFMATGDHDPAELVKKAQSIENMEGLNLADRVTCDKPYTWNGTAPVFIDNIDDFSWKGTGPRLAVYDFGIKWNILRLLDAQGFDMIILPSGFSAAQVRHLNPDAVFLSNGPGDPAAVTTAVTATKDLCEDYPVAGICLGHQILGLALGGTTYKLKFGHHGCNHPVMDLQTEKIEISSQNHGFCVDIEGLNFLETTHMNLNDKTLEGFRHKDKPILAIQHHPEAGPGPHDSRYFFSRFRDMVQESTGK; encoded by the coding sequence ATGAAAGCGATATTGGCCCTCGAAGACGGCACCTTATTCCACGGCACAAGTTTCACAGGAGACGGCGAAGCCAGTGGAGAAGTCATCTTTAATACCGGCATGACCGGCTATCAGGAAATCCTCACTGACCCTTCCTATACCGGACAGATGGTCACCATGACCTACCCTCTTATCGGAAACTATGGAGTCAATCCCGAGGATGTCGAATCTCGAAAAGTACAGGCCGGAGGATTCATCGTCAAAGAATGTTGCAAGAAACCCAGCAACTGGCGTTCCACCATGCCTCTCCCTGAATATCTCAAGGAAGTCGGAGTCATGGGTATTGAGGGGATTGACACTCGCGCCCTGACCAGACATCTGCGCATCCATGGTGCCCAACGTGGTTTCATGGCGACCGGAGACCACGACCCTGCAGAACTGGTCAAGAAAGCTCAATCCATCGAGAATATGGAAGGCCTGAATCTGGCTGACAGGGTGACATGTGACAAACCCTATACATGGAATGGCACGGCTCCTGTCTTCATAGACAACATCGACGATTTTTCATGGAAAGGAACAGGCCCCAGACTTGCCGTCTATGATTTCGGCATCAAGTGGAATATCCTGCGCCTTCTCGATGCACAAGGCTTTGACATGATCATCCTGCCCTCTGGTTTTTCTGCCGCACAAGTGCGGCACCTCAACCCGGACGCAGTCTTCCTGTCGAATGGTCCCGGTGACCCTGCTGCGGTTACGACCGCTGTGACAGCCACCAAAGACCTTTGTGAGGACTACCCTGTCGCTGGCATCTGTCTAGGGCACCAAATTCTTGGTCTTGCCCTTGGCGGCACCACTTATAAACTCAAGTTCGGCCACCACGGATGCAATCACCCTGTCATGGATCTCCAAACTGAGAAAATCGAAATATCTTCCCAAAATCATGGATTTTGTGTCGATATCGAGGGATTGAACTTCCTGGAGACCACACACATGAACCTCAACGACAAAACTCTGGAAGGATTTCGGCACAAAGACAAGCCGATCCTGGCCATCCAGCATCACCCTGAAGCAGGTCCAGGCCCACACGACAGCCGCTATTTCTTTTCGAGATTCCGTGATATGGTTCAGGAAAGTACAGGGAAATAA